In Neofelis nebulosa isolate mNeoNeb1 chromosome 13, mNeoNeb1.pri, whole genome shotgun sequence, the genomic stretch CTCAAGAATCAGTCTGGGCAAGGGCAAAAGAAAATCTGTATTAACAAGACACAGTGCTCCTCCCCAAAAGTTTCTGTcatcctctccccatcccttaaCTGAGTGAGAACCACCATCTAACCTATGTATCTGGACTCCATTAATTTATCTCTTGAGGAATAAAGAATATTTGTGTTAAGATGATattagtttaaaagaaaagatattagTTAAACCATACACATAGTAAAATCCTGTTGACCACAACATACTagggaaaaaaagtttctcttgatGAGCTGGCATGCTCATTAATAAGTTAACCCTGACTCGCATTTCAGTAATCTATATATTTGTTATTGTAAATACTCTCATATTCTCTTCGGAAGCAATCaggatataaataataaattgcgTTCAAAACCTTACCCTCCTTTTTCTTGCATTCATCTTTTGCTTCGATTCTTTGACAAAGGCATTATAGGATGGGATCTCGCCAGCATCAATGGCTTGCTGAATAATGTTCCTTATCCTGGGTTCCTCTGTGTACTGCACACACAGCACAGACTCCATGATCTGATCCATGTCACCCTTGAAATCCAAATAGGCCTGTTTAATATCTGCCAGCTCTTCTTCAGAACCTTTGTATGTCTTTTCAAAAGCTTGAATGTCTTCTAGAGATATCTGAACAGAGACATATACTTTAGCTTTAactgacaattttattttaaataaataaaaagcatactaGTAAAACTAGATTTAGGTGTTGAAATATTTCCCCCCAAGTACAACAGTTGCTTGAGTTGAAATTGTTGCAAGGAACCACGTTTTCTATGCCAAAGCTTTTCCAGAGTTCTCCCTGCTCCAACCTTCACAACTACTAAATTACAGACCAGGAAATTTTAAGTGAAGTCTCCCGGGAAAACTCGAGATTTACATGTGGATATGTACAATGAAGCACTATCTCGTAAATATTAAACTACCTTTTTCACTACAATCGCTCCACATCAACAGTAAAGGCTCATTTAAATAGATTTATTCTTTGTATCTCCTGAGGAATGCTtgcttgtatgtgtgtatatatctgtatttTGAGATGAGACAAATTCCTCATTCCTATACAACACAAAATGCAATGCCTTAAAGGCATTCAATAAACGTTTGTCGAATGAATGAACAGTCACAGAGAAATCTCCAGAGTcctctacctttttaaaaagtaatctccaATACGTCTCCCAGTCCCGATCTTGGTTGAGCACATCAGAATCTTCGTCCACTGTTCCCTGCTCATTGTACAGTGCTCTCTGCTCTTTGTCGCTCAGAACAGAATAGACTTTCCCGAGGATCTGTGGGGAAAGAGCATCCAAAAGTCACCCTCTGCATTCCTCACTGAAACCGCGCTTGAGAACTAAAGATTAGAAAAAGCCAGACCCGGCTGGGCGCACTCCGCTGGGGCGGGGCCAGAGGCCAAAAGACCAAGAGAAACCCAGGAGGCCAGTGGAGCGGGGACTCACGTACCTGGAAACGGTGGGTGGCGTCTTCTTTGTCGTCCTCGCCGACCCGGTCCGGGTGCACCTGCAGAGACACCTTGTGGTAGCCGCGCCGGACCTCGCTGTCCGAGGCCTCGCGCCGCACGCCCAGCACTCGATAAAGGTCGGCAGTACCGAACACTTCCTCGCACAGCTCCAGCAGCCCCATGGCCAGTAAGGGCAGGGAGCGAGCTGCAAACTCCGCAAAAACTGCCGGTTCCGGCCACACTGCCTAGCGCTCCGAACTGCCTCCTTTTCCCGCGCAAAAATACCCAGGGCGACTGCGTCACAAGAAGCGCCGGAGAGGTGTGGCCAGGACGCCGCACTTTACGGCGGCTGCAACACGAGGGCGTGGCCAGTCTAGAGGGAGCTGCTGTGGGAACCCCCTTCCGCGTGGTTAGCCTTTATCGCCCAGTGCCAGGATGCCCTCCTCCCCTTACTCAGGAAATCTGGCGCCTATCTTCTCCCCAGTGTCCCAACGCATAAGCTTATTTAATATATGGCAGGTCCATACTACTCGAATCTATATATTGctgttttgtttgcctttttaatgtaaaaaactGCATTAGCATTGACATTTGGCAATTTGACATGGTTCAACGATCCAGACAGGAGTACACAGAACGCGCAGACCCAATAATTTTGCAACCTACAGGCTGGGACTGCTGGGTAAGGGCTTTCCCTCGGTTCctgcaagaaaaaaaaccctaaaccaAAAGCACAAAATACCGGTCTTTTAACTCTAACGTTTATTACAGAATCATTCCCATTTACCTTTCACTTTGGTGAAGGTAACGTGACCCAAACCCTCATCttagtaaaaataaagatgctgaagaaaaagctttttttttttttttttttaatgctttctaaaGTGCAAAGCTGGGTTTGAGCATGTTGAATTTGATGCAATCAACTAGAAGATGGTAAGAAACTGTGTCAGGAGATCCAAAACAAGGCTAGAGCTTGAGATAACCTTGGAAATCAGGGACAGGATGAGCTCACACAGGAAGTGTGTGTATACAGATCTTAGGCAAAGGATAAACCAAAGCACAAAGTGAATACTTGAGTTGGCAGAAACTCAGTAGCTCAAAATAATACCTTAGCTTAACTCATTTCCCAGCAGTTCCCCTTGCTGGTCAATACTTTTCAGAATCACTCTCTGATCTACAATTACAGTTTACCCAAAGATCTTGAACTCTCCAAAGTGGATTATTATCTTTAACTTCCAGAGTTCCCATGGTTTTCATAGCATTTCTCATTCCCAGATTCCAGATCAAATCCAGGTAGTCAGTTCTTCTTGGCCTTCTCTGCCTTCAAAGTTCCCTCAAAGCAAGGGAGGCCAACCAGTGACACCCCTGGGACAGACTTGATGATGCCATAATGAGATGGCTGGTAACTGTTCTCAGAATACAAAAcccagagaataaaataaattggtaCATTGATAGCCCTTTAGTATCTCCTCTATAAATCTCCCCACCCTGGTCTCATGCCAGAATTTGAAATCTGTACTATCCAGGGTGTGCGCTAAAATTCTCCAATCCATGTCCATGGTTGTCCTGCAAAATGGTGGACCAGATAATGTGACATCTTGGGTTTTGGGCACAGCCCATCATTTATATTGCCAAATTCATGATACCTAAACCTCATCCTATCACTGGCTTTTTCAGTGGACTTTTGAAAAGCCCCTCATCTTTGCTCATCTCACACCCACCCTGCTCCAGACACTCTAATATGCTGTAAAGGGCTCTCCAGGTATGCATAGTGGGCtctgaatcctagctctgcccaAATGAAAATAGGTGGCCTTGGTCAAGTTTCCACCTCTGAACCTTAGCCTCCCATCAATAAAACAGAGACAATCCTACTCACTTTCATGATACCTAATAATCCTCACAAATAACCCTACTTGTAAAGAGCTGAGAATGTACGTAGGTACTTTTCAATATtacctttcttccattttcttattcttaaaatagGCTCTTACAGCCTAAAAGCTCATTAAAAACTCTACCTTTGtagggcggctgggtggctcagtcggttaaatgtccgacttcagctcaggtcatgatctcatagttcttgagttcgagccccgcgtcaggctgtgtgctgagagttcggagcctggagcctgcttcggattctgtgtcttcctctctctctgcccctccccaactcatgctctatctctctcaacaataaataaacactacaaaattaaaaaaaaatctgcctttgtAAATTTGAGATTATGTGCCAAACAAgacaatataaatttataattacaaaaaaataataataagcaaagtAATTGTGTCTTTGAGCTAGTGGGATGACCATAAGTGATTAAGGAAGGAATTGCTCTGATGGACCATGGACAGGCTGGCTGGGGGCTGTCAAACAGGGGTCTTGGAAGGCAACAGATTGTAAAGTTGCCCAAGAGATCCAGGGCCCAACCCAAGTCCAACACACCCCATAGTCACGGTCTTTCTCCCAGATGAAGGCTGAAAAATCGAATTAGTACCTAGACCCAGCTTTATGTCAGAAAGAACAAATCTCTCCCTGAGCCCTGCTCAGGCCAGGCCAGAACATGGGTGACTTAGAAAACTCCATTTATTGACCTCCAAATCTAATAAAACTAAGTGCTCTGCACAGGTGTTTTAAGAGAACTTTGACCTTATTCCCAATGCTCTGCTCAAGCTCAGCTGAAGTCAGCTCGTTTGTGTTTCTGTAgcttctgtgtctgttttctgaGATGCTAAGAGGACTTCACGTGCCCGTTTCCTTCGCAGCCTCTCAGCATTTGTGATCATCATGGGATGCAGAGGGAAGAAGCCAGAGAGACCTACAAGCAACAGGATTTTCACTCATTATAACATAGAAAAAGGAGTCTCCACATTCAAAATGACAATTAGAACACAACTTCAGCTCTCACTCCAGTCCTGATCCGCCTGAGGTAATGAAAGTCATTCTTGAACTACTATCATCCTGAAACTGACTTCAATTTAAAATCCCCTCAATGAAGTAAGTCTAGAGCTAAGTTACCCAGAAGCTTCTCCACAGGCTTAGAGAGATGAGCCCCACAGCCGATCCAATGCCGGATCCGGTCCAGGTTGAGAGCAACGATTTTCTCTCCATGACTGTTGGGCAATGGATCATAGGAGCCCAGCTGCTCCACGAAACGGCCATCCCTAGGGCACTTGTTGTGAGCAGCCACAATGCGGTAGAAAGGCCGGTTGGTACAGCCACTCAAGGCAAGGCGGATGGTTAAGTGGCCTCCATGGTAGGCCTTGCAGAGGACAGTAGCTATAGAGAAATAAACGGTTAAGACACAAGAACTGAGTacacaaaatggacaaaatgagTTAGATAAACAAGCCCCTTCTTCAACTGTGGTATCTTTACATCCAATCAGTTATTGTCAATCTGGtttaaatattatattctttGTGAAACTCCTCTCGTGCTCTTCAACGAGAAGTGACTACCTCCTCATCCCTCAATCCACTCAACACCAGCCTGCCATTTAATAGCTCTGCAACCACAACGGAGCCTCAGCTACCTCATCTATAAACAGAATGCCATTTGTCTCATAGGTTTTCAGCAaagattaaggaagaaaaaactgaGGAGAGAGCTAAACGTAAGGCTGTTTCAGGTTGGGGTGGCCTCCAACTCGCCCTGGAGAAAGCTGTTTCATTCATCTGGTCCCAtacgccacccccccccccccccccccccgcctccccataCGCCGACGAGCTCCGCCCGGAAGCTCACTCACTGAGCTGGACCATGGTGCAGCCGCCGTGCGCCGCGACTTAGGGCGCCAGGTGCCGCGCCTCGCAGCGCCCCGCTGTGCGCACTGATCAACGCTACGGCTTTGGAGGGGCGAAGGACGAACACCGAAGTCCACACTGCCGAACCTGGGGCGTGACCTGTCCGTGACCCAAGCCCTAGCGCCCTGGTGGCGGAAGCAGAGTCCACTCGCCCCGCCTCTTCCGCTTTTCGCTCCTACCCTTCCCATAAGGCAACGTTGCGAACCCTAACGTACCTTAAACTGCTGCAAAAAAGGCGCGTTGCAATTGCGTGTAGCGCGGGTGGTAGTGCGAGCCGAGCTGAGTGGGCGCTCTCGGTCTTCATTGGACAGTGGGTTCCTGCTAGAGTGAGGAATATTGGGAGAATCCAGGGGAGCGGCCAGGAGAATTGCTAAAGTGCTCTTAAATCCATCCTTCCAGGGAACGTGTTTTGGGCACCTTTTTAGAGCCTAAGCCACTGCTGAGAAGGCCTAGCTGAAAGGGCGCTGTCCCTGCCCCTAGGAAGCTCATAGTCACGTGGGGGAGACGTTGAACCCCACACCAGAGTTGCTAAAGGTGGTCAGTATACAGTCCTGGGGCAGCGGAGAAGGCAAACCCGATACTTCCTTGGTGCCTCAGGAAGACTTCATAAAGGAAGTAGCGTTAGAGTCGAGGCTGTAGAAGAACAATAAATGAATGTGGAGTTTATTTTATCCTTCTATGTTTATTAATATGCCTTTCACTTTCCCTCCTattcctccacctccctcctctgcaccttctttaaaaaaaataagaaaaaggagtctttatttctggttttgcTATGCAGTGATCTAGAAGAAAAGGAGTGAAGGATGGTTCCTTTGTCATCTCTAGCCCTAGAATAATGTCCTCAGTTGTGAGTTTTCCATCCATTATAGAGTAATGGACTCTCCTTGGAGCCCTTGTGATTTAGATCCATGAAGATACCCGGGATTAGAGGCAATGAGCAAAGACCTCTCTGTTCAGTTCTGTTCACCATTGAATCCAAAGGGTCTGGTCACAACTAATGTGTTTGTCCTAATACAGTGACCTAGCATAGCATTCTTACTTTAGGCCCACTTTAGAAATTGATACCTTAATTCTCAAGTTCCAGGAAGTGAACCAGGCCAGAGACTTTAGCAGTTGACGTCCTAAAGGAGTGATCTGATAAGCTTTTACCAGAAACCTTAATAACGAACCCACTATACCttaattatagaaataattatGTTCTTACATATACTTCAGTATACCGTAATTAACTCCAGAACCACACTGATGAATTTTTaatctcttccattttttattgTCATCTAGTTTACAGTAGTCATTTGTAAAACATCCCAGGAAGGGCTATCCAGTAAGATAGcccatggaaataaatgaacGAGTTTCTGTTCATGGTGTTGTCCATTCCCAGGCCTCATGTGATGAAATATCCAGGGTTTAATTTCTCTGGCAAGGAAAGAAGTTCAGAGTCCCATACAGAATAGTCTTCAGATGGAAGGATGTCAGAAAGATGGATTTCCAAAGCCAACTGCCTCCTGTACCATGTGGACCTCTGCAAGTAGAGTCTCAT encodes the following:
- the MRPS16 gene encoding small ribosomal subunit protein bS16m — protein: MVQLTTVLCKAYHGGHLTIRLALSGCTNRPFYRIVAAHNKCPRDGRFVEQLGSYDPLPNSHGEKIVALNLDRIRHWIGCGAHLSKPVEKLLGLSGFFPLHPMMITNAERLRRKRAREVLLASQKTDTEATETQTS
- the DNAJC9 gene encoding dnaJ homolog subfamily C member 9 isoform X1, whose translation is MGLLELCEEVFGTADLYRVLGVRREASDSEVRRGYHKVSLQVHPDRVGEDDKEDATHRFQILGKVYSVLSDKEQRALYNEQGTVDEDSDVLNQDRDWETYWRLLFKKISLEDIQAFEKTYKGSEEELADIKQAYLDFKGDMDQIMESVLCVQYTEEPRIRNIIQQAIDAGEIPSYNAFVKESKQKMNARKRRAQEEAKEAEMSRKELGLDEGVDNLKAVIQSRQKDRQKEMDTFLAQMEAKYCKPSKRGGKKTPLKKEKK
- the DNAJC9 gene encoding dnaJ homolog subfamily C member 9 isoform X3, which codes for MGLLELCEEVFGTADLYRVLGVRREASDSEVRRGYHKVSLQVHPDRVGEDDKEDATHRFQILGKVYSVLSDKEQRALYNEQGTVDEDSDVLNQDRDWETYWRLLFKKGDMDQIMESVLCVQYTEEPRIRNIIQQAIDAGEIPSYNAFVKESKQKMNARKRRAQEEAKEAEMSRKELGLDEGVDNLKAVIQSRQKDRQKEMDTFLAQMEAKYCKPSKRGGKKTPLKKEKK
- the DNAJC9 gene encoding dnaJ homolog subfamily C member 9 isoform X2, with product MRNAMKTMGTLEVKDNNPLWRVQDLWVHPDRVGEDDKEDATHRFQILGKVYSVLSDKEQRALYNEQGTVDEDSDVLNQDRDWETYWRLLFKKISLEDIQAFEKTYKGSEEELADIKQAYLDFKGDMDQIMESVLCVQYTEEPRIRNIIQQAIDAGEIPSYNAFVKESKQKMNARKRRAQEEAKEAEMSRKELGLDEGVDNLKAVIQSRQKDRQKEMDTFLAQMEAKYCKPSKRGGKKTPLKKEKK